A DNA window from Impatiens glandulifera chromosome 7, dImpGla2.1, whole genome shotgun sequence contains the following coding sequences:
- the LOC124946191 gene encoding uncharacterized protein LOC124946191 — translation MSLGCLVCHHRVESPSHSFRSYSVSSSENDNGRCLAITNCLVKKITLQNPNANTTTTASTIFPSSSSKVTPQPSVVTGTPRLVRSRAVRRDIVRDWNFGDEVVVVVRER, via the coding sequence ATGAGTCTGGGATGTCTAGTATGCCATCATCGTGTAGAAAGCCCGTCTCATTCTTTCCGAAGCTACTCGGTTTCGAGCTCTGAAAATGATAATGGTAGATGTTTGGCTATCACAAATTGCTTGGTGAAAAAGATAACTCTTCAAAACCCTAATGCTAATACTACTACTACTGCTAGTACTATTttcccatcttcttcttctaaggTAACTCCACAACCGAGCGTTGTTACAGGCACTCCACGGCTAGTGCGCAGCCGGGCTGTCAGAAGGGACATTGTCAGAGACTGGAACTTTGGTGATGAAGTAGTAGTGGTAGTTAGGGAAAGGTAG